A DNA window from Eikenella exigua contains the following coding sequences:
- a CDS encoding GTP-binding protein gives MAENKIIFTGPVGVGKTTAIAALSDDPPIKTDARASDMTTSMKSHTTVAMDYGVIHLDENTKVHLYGTPGQERFDFMWDILSQGSMGLVLLLDNTRSNPLKDLKFFLDSFSDLLKTAPVVVGVTKMDLKATPGIEVYQKYLLQYGMNVPVFEIDARNENDVKQLVTAMLYSIDPGLEV, from the coding sequence ATGGCAGAGAATAAGATTATTTTTACAGGTCCGGTCGGCGTAGGGAAAACTACCGCTATTGCTGCACTGTCAGACGACCCACCGATTAAGACCGATGCCCGTGCATCTGATATGACTACCTCCATGAAAAGCCACACCACCGTGGCCATGGACTACGGTGTGATTCACTTAGATGAGAATACCAAGGTGCATTTGTACGGCACGCCCGGGCAGGAACGTTTTGATTTCATGTGGGACATTTTGAGCCAAGGCAGTATGGGCTTGGTGTTGCTGTTGGATAATACCCGTTCCAATCCTTTGAAAGACCTGAAATTCTTCTTGGATTCGTTTAGTGATTTGCTCAAAACCGCACCTGTGGTTGTGGGTGTAACCAAGATGGATTTGAAAGCCACGCCCGGTATCGAGGTGTATCAGAAATACCTGCTGCAATACGGCATGAACGTGCCGGTATTTGAAATTGATGCGCGGAATGAAAACGATGTGAAACAGCTGGTTACTGCGATGCTGTATTCAATTGATCCTGGTTTAGAGGTATAA
- a CDS encoding roadblock/LC7 domain-containing protein: MDSTLLLQPNLYPRVTPAGAYYAVSNKGQSASRTLLGGILQAGEQETVGRENLLRWAQTNDIDAALNLLYRMQRLEFLYGEDEPDKKTDLLSGTGLPNILTHLSDVQKALLVDQDGFYFSSSGFNHEAAEEIAVLASEAVRLYEQHSLLIKNNLNIYHNAVGICDPSGQSELTFFPLYIGDLKFILVTGGVPQLHKDEFVSLVRALYQIVDSANQIEAL; this comes from the coding sequence ATGGATTCGACACTACTTTTGCAGCCTAATCTATACCCACGAGTAACTCCCGCTGGCGCATACTATGCGGTTTCCAATAAAGGCCAAAGTGCTAGCCGTACTCTGCTGGGCGGTATTCTGCAGGCTGGCGAGCAGGAAACTGTTGGCCGGGAAAATTTATTGCGTTGGGCGCAAACCAACGATATTGATGCCGCACTCAACTTGTTGTACCGCATGCAGCGTTTGGAATTTTTGTATGGCGAAGACGAGCCGGACAAAAAAACCGATTTGCTCAGCGGCACCGGCCTGCCCAATATTCTTACGCACCTCTCTGATGTGCAGAAGGCATTATTGGTAGATCAAGACGGTTTCTATTTTTCCAGCTCCGGTTTCAACCACGAAGCTGCTGAAGAAATCGCAGTGTTGGCCAGTGAAGCCGTTCGCTTGTATGAACAGCATAGCCTCTTGATTAAGAACAACCTGAATATCTACCACAATGCGGTGGGCATTTGTGATCCGTCAGGCCAGAGTGAGCTGACTTTCTTCCCGCTGTATATCGGTGATTTGAAATTTATCCTGGTTACCGGCGGTGTACCGCAGCTGCATAAAGATGAATTTGTATCTTTAGTGCGGGCGCTGTATCAAATCGTTGATTCTGCTAACCAGATTGAAGCACTCTAA